The following proteins are co-located in the Deltaproteobacteria bacterium HGW-Deltaproteobacteria-2 genome:
- a CDS encoding ATP synthase subunit I: MVAAFAAGLALGAFYFIALWHTVQRLPAAHGPARLMLVSFVLRMAVVLAGFYLIMGGEHWERLAAAMLGFIIMRKILTYLLGPQKVGEEISCINLGR, encoded by the coding sequence ATGGTTGCGGCATTTGCTGCAGGTCTGGCCCTGGGAGCGTTTTATTTTATAGCGTTGTGGCATACCGTTCAGCGCTTGCCGGCAGCTCATGGACCCGCGCGCCTAATGCTGGTCAGTTTTGTTCTGCGTATGGCGGTGGTGCTGGCTGGATTTTATTTGATTATGGGTGGAGAACATTGGGAGAGGCTGGCCGCGGCCATGTTGGGTTTTATTATCATGAGAAAAATTCTCACGTACCTTTTGGGGCCACAAAAAGTAGGTGAGGAAATTAGCTGCATAAACTTGGGCAGATAG
- the atpE gene encoding ATP synthase F0 subunit C yields the protein MDSVSIVALASIFAAGLAMGIGSIGPALGMGQAIAQALAAIAQQPDERNSLTRTLFVGLAMIESIAIYCFVISMILIFANPFWGHFVKAGG from the coding sequence ATGGATAGTGTAAGCATCGTCGCGTTGGCATCAATATTCGCCGCGGGATTGGCAATGGGGATCGGATCTATCGGACCGGCTCTGGGCATGGGACAGGCCATCGCGCAGGCTTTGGCCGCTATCGCGCAGCAGCCGGATGAAAGAAATTCTCTGACCCGGACGCTTTTTGTCGGACTGGCCATGATTGAATCTATCGCTATTTACTGCTTCGTTATCTCCATGATTCTGATCTTTGCCAATCCTTTCTGGGGTCATTTTGTAAAGGCAGGGGGATAA
- the mreD gene encoding rod shape-determining protein MreD yields the protein MIYYLLLPFLSIILVILQSTITDVIFSGRLVFELSLIVVIYAGFRLDLARGAVLAFIVGFVFDCVAGSMLGLFTFIYVVIFLFSFFASSRLAAEKKYIIALFSFSCAFLEDLIVILFYYLAFKYDVLMNIYFVLLPKSLIVGLFAPVFFYMMHRVEVFFYEKTA from the coding sequence ATGATTTATTATTTATTACTGCCATTTTTATCGATAATATTAGTAATACTGCAATCAACTATTACTGATGTAATTTTTTCCGGCCGGTTGGTTTTTGAGCTGTCGTTAATAGTTGTCATTTATGCCGGATTTCGTCTTGATTTAGCCAGGGGCGCAGTCCTGGCATTCATTGTCGGATTTGTATTTGATTGTGTTGCCGGTTCGATGCTGGGATTATTCACTTTTATTTATGTCGTCATTTTTTTATTTTCATTTTTTGCTTCGAGTCGGCTGGCTGCTGAAAAAAAATACATTATTGCCTTGTTTAGTTTTTCCTGCGCTTTTCTGGAAGATCTCATTGTTATTTTATTTTATTATTTAGCGTTTAAATATGATGTATTGATGAACATATATTTTGTTCTTTTGCCGAAGTCTCTGATTGTCGGTCTGTTTGCTCCCGTATTTTTTTATATGATGCATCGGGTGGAGGTGTTTTTTTATGAAAAAACAGCCTAA
- a CDS encoding rod shape-determining protein MreC, giving the protein MFFLRKYKTAILIIALLVIALMMLSFNLKYGAEGGFFSKIVLQAVAPVQKGLNASIKSIRDAWLHYIFLVGIEEENKNLKKKINELKSVIISYQESYLEAQRLKKLLSLTDDYNYNFIPARVIGREQAALSKTILINKGTVQGLKTGMPVVVPPGLIGRLVDVSWHASKVLLFIDENSNIDAIVQRTRMQGIISGAGSRGLILKYISKTQDVQEGDVIISSGMGGVFPKGLLIGQVSHVDRLEASLFLKINVAPFVDFSKLEEVLILASSGNKTKQQ; this is encoded by the coding sequence ATGTTTTTTTTAAGGAAATACAAAACAGCTATCTTGATCATTGCTCTTCTTGTCATTGCCCTGATGATGCTTTCATTTAACTTAAAGTATGGGGCGGAAGGAGGTTTTTTCAGCAAAATCGTATTACAGGCAGTTGCGCCCGTACAAAAAGGCTTGAACGCTTCCATCAAAAGTATAAGAGATGCCTGGCTGCACTACATTTTTCTGGTTGGCATTGAAGAAGAAAATAAAAACTTAAAGAAGAAAATCAACGAACTCAAATCGGTCATAATTTCATATCAAGAGAGCTACCTGGAAGCACAAAGACTAAAAAAGCTTCTATCTCTTACAGATGATTATAATTACAACTTTATTCCCGCGCGAGTCATTGGCCGGGAACAGGCTGCGCTTTCCAAGACGATATTGATTAATAAAGGCACAGTTCAAGGACTGAAAACCGGCATGCCGGTCGTCGTGCCTCCGGGTTTAATCGGCCGTCTGGTTGATGTTTCCTGGCACGCCTCCAAAGTGCTGTTGTTTATCGATGAAAACAGCAATATTGACGCGATTGTGCAACGGACGCGAATGCAGGGAATTATCAGTGGCGCGGGTTCCCGAGGTCTCATATTAAAATATATTTCTAAAACTCAGGATGTTCAGGAAGGAGACGTAATTATTTCTTCCGGCATGGGTGGAGTATTTCCCAAGGGTTTGCTGATTGGTCAAGTCAGTCATGTTGACCGGCTGGAGGCCAGCCTTTTTTTGAAAATTAATGTTGCTCCGTTCGTTGATTTTTCCAAATTGGAAGAAGTACTGATTTTGGCTTCCTCGGGAAATAAGACTAAACAACAATGA
- a CDS encoding ATPase F0F1 produces MVEIRRTPSTRRRKMANHFTEQVAKKEALRRKALRHKDETVWFGLGMFGIVGWAVAIPTLVGIAIGLWIDRTWPSQYSWALMFLIFGVLVGCINAAYWVRKVRSRIIEEDEDDEPQS; encoded by the coding sequence ATGGTTGAAATAAGACGAACACCCAGTACGCGCCGCCGGAAAATGGCGAATCATTTCACCGAGCAGGTGGCCAAAAAAGAAGCTTTGCGGCGGAAGGCGCTTCGACACAAGGACGAGACAGTCTGGTTCGGTCTGGGCATGTTCGGAATTGTCGGCTGGGCGGTAGCCATTCCCACTCTGGTTGGAATAGCTATTGGTCTTTGGATTGACCGCACTTGGCCCAGCCAGTACTCGTGGGCGCTGATGTTTCTTATTTTCGGAGTGCTTGTAGGATGTATTAACGCCGCGTATTGGGTGAGAAAAGTCCGCAGTAGAATTATTGAGGAAGATGAAGATGATGAACCGCAGTCTTGA
- a CDS encoding rod shape-determining protein (functions in MreBCD complex in some organisms), producing MLFDYVLGKFSNDLAIDLGTANTIVYVKDKGIVLNEPSVVAVHQDSRGMKKVLAVGSEAKNMLGRTPGNIVAIRPMQDGVIADFDMTEAMLKHFILCVHNRKSLVRPRIIVAVPSGITQVERRAVREAVESAGAREIYLIEEPMAAAIGAGLPVSEPTSSMIVDIGGGTTEVAVISLSGIVYSKSVRVAGDKIDEAIVQYMKRKHNLLIGERTAEIIKIEIGCAYPFEEIKIGSIKGRDLISGIPKITETNSEEIREAINEQVTFIVDAVKDTLENSPPELAGDIVDRGIVLTGGGALLQNIDILIREETGLPITITDDPLSAVARGAGIALDQLNVLKDIALQV from the coding sequence ATGCTATTCGATTATGTTTTAGGGAAATTTTCCAACGATCTTGCTATTGATCTTGGTACTGCCAATACAATTGTCTATGTCAAAGATAAGGGGATAGTATTAAATGAGCCCTCTGTTGTAGCTGTGCATCAAGATTCAAGAGGAATGAAAAAGGTGCTGGCCGTAGGCAGTGAAGCTAAAAACATGCTGGGGCGTACTCCCGGTAATATTGTTGCTATCAGACCAATGCAGGATGGTGTTATTGCCGATTTTGATATGACTGAAGCAATGCTGAAACATTTCATTTTGTGTGTCCATAATCGCAAGTCTTTGGTGCGGCCACGAATTATCGTCGCCGTGCCGTCGGGAATAACGCAAGTGGAAAGACGCGCCGTGCGTGAAGCAGTAGAATCGGCCGGCGCCAGGGAAATCTACCTTATTGAAGAACCGATGGCTGCAGCCATCGGAGCCGGCTTGCCGGTTTCAGAGCCGACAAGCTCAATGATAGTGGATATTGGAGGAGGAACGACGGAGGTTGCCGTTATTTCCCTTTCCGGGATAGTGTATTCCAAATCTGTGAGAGTTGCCGGTGATAAGATAGATGAGGCAATCGTTCAGTACATGAAGCGGAAGCACAATCTGCTTATCGGAGAAAGAACGGCGGAAATAATCAAAATCGAGATTGGCTGTGCCTATCCTTTTGAAGAAATTAAAATTGGTTCCATAAAGGGACGCGATTTGATTTCGGGAATTCCCAAAATTACCGAAACCAATTCGGAAGAAATTAGAGAGGCCATCAACGAACAGGTAACTTTTATAGTTGATGCGGTTAAAGATACTCTGGAAAACTCTCCACCGGAACTTGCCGGTGATATCGTTGATCGTGGCATCGTTCTTACAGGTGGTGGAGCCCTGTTACAAAATATTGATATCCTTATCCGGGAAGAAACAGGATTGCCTATAACTATTACTGATGACCCACTGTCCGCTGTGGCCAGAGGTGCAGGCATAGCGTTAGATCAACTCAATGTGCTCAAAGATATTGCTCTTCAAGTGTAA
- a CDS encoding F0F1 ATP synthase subunit epsilon: MMLKILLPAEVMLKQEVKKIIAEAENGSFCLMPNHIDFVATLAPGIFTYEPIGGGQELLAMDVGTLVKKGPDVLVSTRNAVRAPDLGKLKEVVVQQYDVLDEREKMVRSASARLEASLIRRFVELK, encoded by the coding sequence ATGATGCTTAAAATTTTATTACCGGCGGAAGTAATGCTGAAGCAGGAAGTAAAAAAGATTATCGCCGAGGCGGAAAACGGATCTTTCTGTCTGATGCCGAATCATATTGATTTTGTGGCCACCCTTGCCCCCGGCATTTTTACGTATGAGCCGATCGGCGGCGGGCAGGAATTACTGGCGATGGATGTGGGTACGCTGGTGAAAAAAGGGCCGGATGTTCTGGTATCCACGCGCAACGCCGTGCGTGCGCCCGACCTGGGAAAACTAAAAGAGGTCGTTGTGCAGCAATATGACGTTCTGGATGAGCGGGAAAAAATGGTTCGATCCGCGTCGGCCAGGTTGGAAGCGAGTCTAATAAGACGTTTTGTGGAGCTTAAGTAG
- a CDS encoding rod shape-determining protein RodA, whose product MIFLKFDRRIFQHFDWTLLGLVLSVCAIGTLNIYSTGFSAEGQSSFYLKQIQWIALGLIFMIIIFFVDYRVIIQAAYVIYGISIALLICVFLFGYSAHGSQRWLGAGGFALQPSELMKLVIIITLARYFEDHKSNEPYKLEELFVPFLIVVAPFLLILKQPDLGTALILFIIFVSIVFFMGIEWKSLLIVSAGVLISIPIGWHFLKDYQKERLITFLNPENDPLGTGYHIIQSMIAVGSGEILGKGFLKGSQTQLKFLPEQQTDFIFSVFAEEWGFIGGLVLIIMFMSIIFWGLKIALQARDLLGTIIAFGITALISWEVFINIGMVLGILPVVGIPLPFFSYGGSAMFSLLAAIGLLMNVSARRFILQR is encoded by the coding sequence ATGATTTTCTTAAAATTTGATCGTCGTATTTTTCAGCATTTTGATTGGACGCTTTTAGGTCTGGTGCTTTCCGTTTGTGCGATCGGCACCTTAAATATATATTCCACAGGCTTCAGCGCCGAAGGGCAATCTTCTTTTTACCTGAAACAAATTCAGTGGATCGCCTTGGGATTAATTTTTATGATAATAATTTTTTTCGTTGATTACCGGGTAATCATTCAGGCAGCTTACGTGATTTACGGTATCTCTATAGCGCTTCTGATTTGTGTCTTTCTTTTTGGTTATTCGGCACACGGGTCGCAACGGTGGCTGGGGGCGGGCGGCTTTGCCCTTCAACCTTCGGAACTGATGAAACTGGTGATAATAATTACTCTGGCGCGTTATTTTGAAGATCACAAATCCAATGAGCCATACAAATTGGAGGAACTCTTTGTTCCTTTTTTAATCGTTGTAGCGCCGTTTTTGTTGATTTTAAAACAGCCGGATTTAGGTACGGCTTTGATCCTGTTTATTATTTTTGTTTCTATAGTTTTTTTCATGGGAATAGAATGGAAATCTCTGCTAATTGTTTCAGCAGGTGTTCTGATATCAATTCCCATTGGCTGGCATTTTTTAAAAGATTATCAAAAAGAACGATTGATTACATTTCTTAATCCCGAAAACGATCCTTTGGGCACTGGTTATCATATCATCCAATCAATGATTGCTGTTGGTTCCGGAGAAATTTTGGGCAAAGGTTTTTTAAAAGGTTCGCAAACTCAGCTGAAATTTTTACCTGAACAGCAAACTGATTTTATCTTTTCCGTTTTTGCTGAGGAATGGGGTTTTATAGGCGGACTGGTGTTGATTATAATGTTTATGTCTATAATCTTTTGGGGATTAAAAATTGCCTTGCAAGCCAGAGATTTATTAGGCACAATTATAGCGTTTGGAATAACCGCTCTTATCTCATGGGAAGTTTTTATTAATATAGGAATGGTTTTAGGAATCTTACCGGTTGTTGGTATACCGCTTCCTTTTTTCAGTTACGGGGGATCGGCAATGTTTTCTTTACTGGCGGCCATAGGGTTATTAATGAATGTAAGTGCACGCAGATTTATTCTGCAGCGTTAG
- a CDS encoding F0F1 ATP synthase subunit alpha (produces ATP from ADP in the presence of a proton gradient across the membrane. The alpha chain is a catalytic subunit): MNQESSPLESKELKTFLDDTFDTMEKVLDEQNPELRQLEIGTVQFVGRDIARVGGLPHIRAEELVRFAGNYMGLVFNIDLTEIGVILLDPSENLQVGSEVHRTKRVLDVPVGDGLLGRVVDPLGRPLDGLGEVNTVMRLPVERPAPAVMDRSPVTVPLQTGLKVVDALIPIGRGQRELILGDRMTGKTAIAVDTIINQKETGIISIYCAVGKKSADVAKVIADLRDHGVMGSCIVVVATGEDTPGLQFIAPYAATSMGEYFVEQGRDVLIIYDDLTSHARAYREVSLLLRRPPGREAFPGDIFYIHSRLLERSTHMRPELGGGSLTSLPIVETEAQDMSSYIPTNLISITDGQIYLSPVLFSKGILPAVDVGKSVSRVGGKTQLPAYRSVAGDLRLSYSQFEELESFSRFGTRLDESTKRILERGWRVREILKQGQYKPLRASEQIASLLSVTGGALDKVPTENVREVENHLLQTVNEQLPELCGRIEAGKKLELADRDSIMNKIKPTIAPFEEAEEANANN; encoded by the coding sequence ATGAATCAAGAGTCTAGCCCATTGGAAAGTAAGGAATTAAAAACTTTCCTGGATGATACATTTGATACCATGGAAAAGGTTCTGGACGAGCAGAATCCTGAACTGAGACAATTAGAAATCGGCACGGTGCAATTTGTCGGCCGCGATATTGCCAGAGTCGGGGGTCTGCCGCATATCCGCGCGGAAGAACTGGTTCGCTTTGCGGGAAACTATATGGGCCTTGTTTTTAATATAGACCTGACGGAAATCGGTGTCATCCTTCTGGACCCCAGTGAAAACCTGCAGGTGGGATCGGAGGTGCACCGCACCAAGCGCGTTCTGGATGTGCCGGTGGGAGACGGGCTTCTGGGACGGGTGGTCGATCCCCTTGGGCGTCCGCTTGATGGTTTGGGCGAGGTCAATACAGTCATGCGCCTTCCGGTGGAAAGACCAGCGCCGGCAGTTATGGATCGCTCACCGGTGACAGTTCCTCTGCAGACCGGCCTGAAGGTGGTTGACGCACTTATTCCCATTGGACGCGGCCAGCGCGAACTTATCTTAGGCGACAGAATGACCGGCAAAACTGCCATTGCCGTTGATACAATCATCAATCAAAAAGAAACGGGGATTATTTCCATTTACTGCGCCGTAGGCAAAAAAAGTGCCGATGTGGCTAAAGTGATTGCCGATCTGCGCGATCACGGCGTAATGGGGTCATGTATTGTCGTCGTGGCTACCGGTGAAGACACGCCGGGCCTGCAGTTTATCGCGCCTTACGCAGCAACGAGCATGGGAGAGTATTTTGTTGAACAGGGACGTGATGTTTTGATTATCTATGACGATCTGACATCGCATGCCCGTGCTTACAGGGAAGTGTCGCTTCTGTTGAGGCGGCCGCCCGGACGCGAAGCCTTCCCCGGAGATATATTCTATATCCATTCCCGTCTGTTGGAACGTTCCACACATATGCGGCCGGAATTAGGCGGCGGGTCTCTCACCTCTCTGCCTATTGTGGAAACGGAAGCGCAGGACATGTCGTCTTACATTCCGACTAATCTGATTTCCATTACGGATGGTCAGATTTACCTGTCGCCGGTTCTTTTCAGCAAAGGTATTCTACCGGCGGTGGATGTAGGAAAATCCGTTTCGCGCGTCGGCGGCAAAACACAGTTGCCCGCTTATCGATCAGTTGCGGGCGACTTGAGGCTCTCCTACTCGCAATTTGAAGAGTTGGAATCATTTTCCCGTTTCGGCACCAGGCTTGACGAAAGCACGAAGCGAATCCTGGAGAGAGGTTGGCGTGTGCGTGAAATTCTCAAACAGGGTCAATACAAGCCTCTGCGCGCCTCCGAACAGATCGCCTCTTTGCTTTCCGTGACCGGTGGAGCGTTGGATAAGGTGCCGACAGAGAATGTCCGCGAAGTTGAGAATCACCTGTTGCAAACCGTCAATGAACAATTGCCGGAATTGTGCGGGCGCATTGAAGCTGGCAAAAAACTGGAACTGGCTGATCGCGACAGTATTATGAATAAAATCAAACCGACTATAGCGCCGTTTGAAGAGGCTGAGGAAGCAAATGCAAACAACTGA
- the mrdA gene encoding penicillin-binding protein 2, whose product MKKQPNLLNGQEPPEFRQKFRIAGSFLLIALSILLARLGYLQIVKGAEYRQKSENNSVRFRNLKPLRGLIMDRNGVVLVDNMPSFDVIYIPNKKKGNELSIEKLKNLYRNKSLEFLYDQSISKNAKPYSPIKLEKNVSMEKVALVETNALDLPGIYVDVSPIRLYLDGEMLAPVIGYTGEISREDLEKSEGRYAYGDVLGKHGVEKKFDSYIRGRRGAELVEVNVYGKEIKNLGRIDPVSGYNIVLNLDAELQKATGEALVGRSGAAVVLDVRDGSVLAMFSAPSFDPNLFNSGISYEQWEKLQNNPLAPLSNKAISGQYPPGSTYKLIVAAAALEEGVITPDTKIFCNGSFTLGNRTYRCWNKHGHGYVNLHKAIVESCDVYFYTVGKMLGVDKIAEYAKRFGLGGIAGIDLPNEKGGLVPTKEWKLKRKKSPWQMGETISVSIGQGFNLVTPLQLANAFGAFANGGTLWRPRLVKYIESTDGKIYKEFSPEKEGELNLNPKTIEILNSALWGVVNEPGGTGKNAKLSGIDVCGKTGTSQVLGLPQNEIARRAKRLAAFQKDHALFACYAPLKNPEIAVAVILENAGGGGAVAAPVARKILSAYFEGKKKDKKVVNSE is encoded by the coding sequence ATGAAAAAACAGCCTAACCTGTTAAACGGGCAGGAGCCACCCGAGTTCAGACAGAAATTTAGAATAGCCGGATCTTTTTTGTTGATTGCCCTTTCCATTCTGCTTGCCAGGCTGGGATATTTACAAATTGTCAAAGGAGCGGAATACAGGCAGAAATCGGAAAATAATTCTGTTCGTTTTCGGAATCTCAAGCCTCTGCGCGGTCTGATCATGGACCGTAACGGCGTTGTTCTTGTCGATAACATGCCTTCCTTTGACGTTATTTACATACCCAACAAAAAAAAAGGCAACGAGTTATCAATTGAGAAACTTAAAAACCTCTATCGAAATAAATCGCTGGAGTTTTTATACGATCAGTCTATTTCTAAAAACGCAAAACCATATTCGCCGATCAAATTAGAAAAAAATGTGAGCATGGAAAAAGTTGCTCTTGTCGAAACCAATGCATTGGATTTGCCGGGCATATATGTTGATGTATCGCCGATTCGCTTGTATCTGGATGGAGAAATGCTGGCTCCGGTTATCGGCTACACGGGAGAAATCAGCAGAGAAGATCTGGAAAAAAGCGAAGGCAGATACGCTTACGGCGATGTTTTGGGAAAACATGGCGTGGAAAAAAAATTCGATTCTTACATACGTGGCCGCCGTGGAGCGGAACTGGTAGAGGTAAATGTTTACGGAAAAGAAATAAAAAATCTGGGACGGATTGATCCCGTCTCCGGTTACAATATAGTGTTGAACCTTGATGCTGAGTTGCAGAAAGCGACAGGAGAGGCTCTCGTGGGCAGATCCGGAGCTGCTGTTGTTCTGGATGTGCGCGATGGTTCGGTTCTGGCTATGTTCAGTGCGCCTTCTTTTGACCCTAATTTATTCAACAGCGGGATTTCTTATGAACAATGGGAAAAACTGCAAAACAATCCATTGGCTCCTTTATCCAATAAGGCGATTTCCGGGCAATATCCTCCCGGTTCAACCTACAAACTTATTGTTGCCGCCGCCGCTTTGGAAGAAGGTGTTATTACTCCTGATACTAAAATATTTTGTAATGGTTCTTTTACTCTGGGCAACCGAACTTATCGTTGTTGGAACAAACATGGCCATGGCTATGTAAATCTTCACAAAGCAATTGTTGAATCGTGTGATGTATATTTCTATACGGTGGGGAAAATGCTGGGAGTGGACAAAATAGCCGAGTACGCAAAACGTTTCGGCCTGGGGGGGATAGCCGGTATTGATTTACCTAATGAAAAAGGCGGTCTGGTGCCCACTAAGGAATGGAAATTAAAACGGAAGAAAAGTCCATGGCAGATGGGAGAAACAATATCCGTATCCATCGGGCAAGGATTTAATTTGGTTACTCCGTTGCAATTGGCCAACGCTTTCGGCGCTTTTGCCAATGGAGGTACTTTGTGGCGGCCGCGTTTAGTCAAATACATCGAATCTACGGATGGGAAAATATATAAGGAATTTTCACCGGAAAAAGAAGGTGAATTAAATTTAAACCCAAAAACAATTGAGATTCTGAACAGTGCTTTGTGGGGCGTGGTTAATGAACCCGGCGGCACCGGTAAAAACGCAAAATTATCAGGTATTGATGTCTGCGGCAAGACGGGAACTTCACAGGTTCTTGGTTTGCCGCAAAATGAAATAGCCCGCCGGGCGAAAAGGCTTGCCGCTTTTCAGAAAGATCATGCTTTGTTTGCTTGCTATGCTCCATTGAAGAATCCGGAAATAGCAGTTGCGGTTATTTTGGAGAATGCCGGTGGTGGCGGCGCGGTTGCTGCTCCGGTTGCCCGTAAAATTTTGAGCGCGTATTTTGAAGGAAAGAAAAAAGATAAAAAAGTCGTGAACAGTGAATAG
- a CDS encoding F0F1 ATP synthase subunit gamma, whose protein sequence is MQTTESLKRRIKSAGDLLSVVKTMKALAAVSIRQYQKAVESLEDYNRAVEMGLQIVLKERMGAMMQSKDAVVKRMGAIVFGSDQGLCGQLNEQISVFALDNIKEAGVKKENRKVLAVGARVADYVEDAGQPIDELLATPSSTAGITPLVQEIIMIIEEWHFKQNVDHFMLFYNDYISGSNYRPYKVQLLPVNRDWLKEIARKKWDSKSLPIYRMDGDKIFSSLIREYLFVSLYRAFAESLASENASRLASMQNAEKNIEEQMMDLHVQFHRTRQMTITEELLDIVAGFEALS, encoded by the coding sequence ATGCAAACAACTGAGTCCCTGAAAAGAAGGATTAAAAGCGCTGGTGATCTTTTATCGGTGGTCAAAACGATGAAAGCCCTGGCCGCCGTGAGTATCCGGCAATATCAAAAAGCGGTGGAGTCTCTTGAGGACTATAATCGGGCTGTAGAGATGGGGCTGCAAATAGTGCTCAAGGAACGCATGGGCGCTATGATGCAAAGCAAGGACGCGGTTGTTAAGCGCATGGGCGCCATAGTTTTCGGTTCCGATCAGGGTTTGTGCGGACAACTAAACGAACAGATTTCCGTTTTCGCGCTGGATAACATCAAAGAAGCAGGTGTGAAAAAAGAAAACCGCAAAGTGCTGGCTGTGGGTGCGCGCGTGGCGGATTATGTAGAGGATGCCGGACAACCTATAGATGAATTACTGGCCACTCCCAGTTCCACGGCGGGCATAACACCGCTGGTTCAGGAAATTATCATGATTATTGAAGAGTGGCATTTTAAGCAGAATGTTGATCATTTTATGTTGTTCTACAACGATTATATCAGCGGCTCCAACTATCGTCCTTACAAAGTTCAACTTCTGCCTGTAAATCGCGATTGGCTTAAAGAGATAGCCCGTAAAAAATGGGATTCCAAGAGCTTGCCCATTTACCGTATGGACGGCGATAAAATTTTTTCTTCGCTGATCAGAGAGTATCTTTTCGTTTCGCTTTACCGCGCGTTTGCCGAATCACTGGCCAGTGAGAATGCCAGTCGCCTGGCTTCGATGCAGAACGCGGAAAAGAATATTGAAGAACAAATGATGGATCTGCACGTGCAGTTTCACCGTACGCGTCAGATGACAATTACCGAAGAACTGCTGGATATTGTTGCTGGCTTTGAGGCATTGAGTTAA
- a CDS encoding F0F1 ATP synthase subunit A, producing the protein MEIVSLNQISPDQVIIFTWGFIKLNVTILYTWLVMAILMVISWLATRNLSSEMNVSRWQHFLEVVISVVRGEISEMTKKGADNYVPLIGTLFLFICTSNVLVIVPGFVAPTSSITTTASLALCVFIAVPYFGISRNGLFHYLKEYFQPNFIFFPFHVMGELSRTLALTVRLFGNIMSHEKVIGILLAVTPLLFPVVMQALGLLIGVIQAYIFAILSMVYIASALAEDEHHAHVEVKQQSVTTV; encoded by the coding sequence ATGGAAATTGTATCTCTTAATCAGATCAGCCCCGATCAGGTAATTATCTTTACCTGGGGATTTATCAAGCTGAACGTGACAATTCTCTATACGTGGCTGGTGATGGCTATCCTGATGGTCATTTCCTGGCTGGCTACCCGCAACCTTTCTTCGGAAATGAATGTGTCCAGATGGCAGCATTTTCTGGAAGTAGTTATCTCTGTCGTTCGCGGTGAAATATCCGAGATGACGAAAAAAGGAGCGGATAATTACGTGCCCCTTATCGGGACGCTCTTCTTATTCATCTGCACTTCCAACGTGCTGGTTATCGTGCCGGGATTTGTCGCGCCGACGTCTTCCATTACTACTACCGCTTCTCTGGCGCTGTGTGTATTCATCGCTGTTCCTTATTTCGGCATTTCGCGCAATGGTCTTTTCCATTATTTGAAGGAATATTTTCAGCCTAATTTCATATTTTTCCCTTTCCACGTAATGGGGGAACTATCCAGGACTCTTGCGCTGACGGTTCGACTTTTCGGCAACATTATGAGCCATGAAAAAGTCATCGGCATTCTACTGGCCGTTACTCCGCTTTTGTTTCCGGTTGTTATGCAGGCGCTGGGGCTCTTAATCGGCGTAATTCAGGCTTATATTTTCGCGATTCTTTCCATGGTTTATATCGCGTCAGCTCTGGCGGAAGATGAACATCATGCTCATGTTGAAGTAAAACAACAAAGCGTTACAACAGTTTAA